The following proteins are encoded in a genomic region of Enterocloster clostridioformis:
- a CDS encoding RNA polymerase sigma factor yields the protein MGAGLVLEGGRWMSQEEMIEAMGDGDMEAFHLFYQDTARPVYSFILSLTRNPEEAEDVMQDTYLTVWTKAGSYVPQGKPLAWVFTIARNLCYMRFREQKMKADVALEDLAENEEGEYCAPLEQAADRKVLLDALGRISREERQIVLLHAAAGMKHREVAEALQMPLATVLSKYNRSMKKLQELLRCSR from the coding sequence ATGGGCGCCGGGCTGGTCCTGGAAGGGGGACGCTGGATGTCGCAGGAAGAGATGATAGAGGCCATGGGAGATGGGGATATGGAGGCGTTCCACCTCTTTTACCAGGACACGGCCAGGCCTGTGTACAGCTTTATCCTGTCCTTAACCAGGAATCCGGAGGAGGCCGAGGATGTAATGCAGGACACTTACCTTACCGTATGGACCAAGGCAGGTTCCTATGTTCCCCAGGGCAAGCCTCTGGCATGGGTGTTCACCATAGCCAGGAACCTTTGCTACATGCGGTTCAGGGAGCAGAAGATGAAGGCGGATGTGGCACTGGAGGACCTGGCTGAGAATGAGGAGGGGGAGTATTGCGCTCCCCTGGAACAGGCTGCGGACCGCAAGGTGCTGCTTGACGCCCTGGGCCGAATCAGCCGCGAGGAGCGTCAGATTGTGCTCCTTCACGCAGCCGCAGGCATGAAGCACCGGGAAGTGGCGGAGGCTCTCCAGATGCCGTTGGCCACGGTACTGTCCAAGTATAACCGATCCATGAAAAAGCTTCAGGAGCTGCTCAGATGTTCCCGGTGA
- a CDS encoding cation diffusion facilitator family transporter: protein MTEFLVRRFVRNYDNVEDVRIRTAYGTLASMVGIGCNLLLFVSKLCIGILVHSISVMADAFNNLSDAASSIIGFVGVKMAEKPADDDHPFGHGRIEYIAAFIVAFLVIQVGFSLFKTSFGKVLHPEDMSFRWISILILLMSVGIKLWLSCFNKKLGKRINSKVMLATSADALGDVATTSATICSIGIYGALGLNVDGIVGLIVSVVVMIAGVNIAKDTLAPLIGEAIDPEIYDKITSFVESFDGIVGSHDLIVHNYGPSRSMASIHAEVPNDCDVERTHEIIDHIEREAMRRMGILLVIHMDPVETHDERVVEFKELVTSVLDSIDSRLTFHDFRMVDGAERINLIFDLVVPREYKPSVLGKLKARITEDVAKKDRRCCCVITMENSFISESRE, encoded by the coding sequence ATGACTGAATTTTTAGTGAGAAGATTTGTAAGAAATTATGACAATGTGGAGGATGTACGGATAAGGACGGCTTATGGAACCCTGGCCAGCATGGTGGGAATCGGCTGCAATTTGCTTCTTTTTGTATCCAAGCTTTGTATCGGCATCCTGGTGCACAGTATATCTGTTATGGCAGATGCGTTCAATAATCTGTCGGATGCAGCCTCATCCATTATTGGATTTGTGGGTGTCAAGATGGCGGAAAAACCAGCGGATGACGACCATCCCTTTGGTCACGGAAGGATAGAATATATTGCGGCCTTTATCGTGGCATTTCTGGTCATACAGGTGGGATTTTCCCTGTTCAAGACCTCCTTTGGCAAGGTGCTGCATCCTGAGGATATGAGCTTCCGATGGATATCCATACTCATACTTTTAATGTCTGTGGGCATTAAGCTGTGGCTTTCCTGTTTTAATAAAAAGCTGGGAAAACGTATTAATTCCAAAGTGATGCTGGCCACCTCGGCAGATGCTCTGGGCGATGTGGCCACCACCTCGGCTACCATATGCTCCATCGGAATCTATGGGGCACTGGGACTGAATGTGGACGGTATCGTGGGACTCATCGTTTCTGTGGTGGTCATGATTGCAGGCGTGAACATAGCCAAGGATACCCTGGCACCTCTGATCGGGGAAGCCATTGACCCTGAGATTTATGACAAAATAACAAGCTTTGTGGAGAGCTTTGACGGAATTGTGGGCAGTCATGATTTGATTGTACATAATTATGGTCCTTCGCGAAGCATGGCATCCATTCATGCAGAGGTGCCAAATGACTGCGACGTGGAACGTACACATGAAATCATTGACCACATTGAGAGGGAGGCCATGAGGCGGATGGGAATTCTGCTGGTCATCCACATGGACCCGGTGGAGACCCACGACGAGAGGGTGGTGGAGTTTAAGGAGTTAGTGACATCTGTCCTGGACAGCATAGACAGCAGGCTTACGTTTCACGACTTCAGGATGGTGGATGGCGCGGAGCGCATCAACCTGATTTTTGATTTGGTGGTTCCCAGGGAATATAAGCCATCGGTTCTGGGTAAACTGAAAGCAAGGATCACTGAGGACGTGGCGAAAAAAGACAGGCGCTGCTGCTGCGTCATAACCATGGAAAACAGCTTTATCTCTGAAAGCCGGGAGTAA
- the truA gene encoding tRNA pseudouridine(38-40) synthase TruA: MNIGVWLSYDGTRYDGWQKQGNTDRTIQGKLEAVLEKLEGSPVEVHGSGRTDAGVHAEGQVANFHLVKRMGPDEILDYMNRYLPEDIAVTRACVMPERFHSRLNAVKKTYRYQIETASKKNVFERHYYYGLGQKLDVEKMEQAAAILTGTHDYKSFCGNKKMKKPTVRTIESICFEQMGSRIHISFTGNGFLQQMVRILSGTLIEVGVGKRKPEEMARILEARERSVAGFTAPPEGLFLENVEYGDLI, from the coding sequence ATGAATATAGGAGTGTGGCTGTCCTATGACGGCACCAGATACGACGGCTGGCAGAAGCAGGGAAATACAGACAGAACCATCCAGGGCAAGCTGGAGGCGGTTCTGGAAAAGCTGGAAGGCAGTCCGGTGGAGGTCCACGGTTCAGGCCGGACAGATGCAGGTGTCCACGCAGAAGGCCAGGTAGCTAACTTCCATCTGGTGAAGAGGATGGGACCGGATGAGATTCTGGATTATATGAACCGGTACCTGCCGGAGGATATTGCCGTTACAAGGGCATGCGTGATGCCGGAGCGGTTTCACAGCCGGTTGAACGCGGTGAAAAAAACATACCGCTACCAGATAGAGACAGCTTCAAAAAAGAATGTGTTTGAGCGCCATTATTATTATGGCTTAGGGCAGAAACTGGATGTGGAGAAGATGGAACAGGCAGCGGCAATCCTCACGGGAACTCATGATTATAAAAGCTTCTGCGGCAATAAGAAAATGAAGAAACCAACAGTCCGAACCATTGAATCCATCTGCTTTGAACAGATGGGAAGCAGAATCCATATATCCTTTACGGGCAATGGTTTCTTGCAGCAGATGGTACGGATTTTATCAGGCACCCTTATAGAGGTGGGAGTGGGCAAGCGAAAGCCGGAGGAAATGGCCCGCATCCTGGAGGCCAGGGAACGCTCTGTGGCTGGTTTTACCGCCCCGCCTGAAGGGTTATTCCTGGAAAATGTGGAGTATGGTGATTTGATATGA
- a CDS encoding VanZ family protein, protein MPENRNRPALNRWHVVILVYICFIYGNSLTPASISSQESGFLLEKVRGAMESLGWEHLWLTEHIIRKTAHFAEYAVLGGLTARAYGLYGRHRICNRDALMLIFMVPFVDETIQIFVAGRSGQISDVWLDMSGAAVGMAIAAGVMCCLRKKRTVRQGGRE, encoded by the coding sequence ATGCCAGAGAACAGGAACAGGCCAGCATTGAACCGGTGGCATGTGGTGATACTGGTCTATATATGCTTCATATACGGCAATTCACTGACACCGGCCTCCATCTCTTCCCAGGAAAGCGGTTTCCTTCTGGAGAAGGTCCGGGGAGCCATGGAATCCCTGGGCTGGGAGCATCTGTGGCTGACGGAGCACATCATCAGGAAAACAGCCCATTTTGCGGAGTATGCTGTGCTGGGTGGATTGACGGCCAGGGCGTACGGGTTATACGGAAGACATAGAATATGTAACAGAGACGCTCTGATGCTGATTTTTATGGTTCCTTTTGTAGATGAGACCATCCAGATCTTTGTAGCGGGGCGGTCAGGCCAGATAAGCGATGTGTGGCTGGATATGAGCGGGGCAGCCGTGGGGATGGCGATCGCCGCGGGAGTGATGTGCTGCCTGCGGAAGAAGAGAACGGTAAGACAGGGAGGCAGAGAATGA
- a CDS encoding aminotransferase class I/II-fold pyridoxal phosphate-dependent enzyme: protein MEFAKRMDRFGEGIFSKLAEIKKEKTAKGEEVIDLSIGAPNIPPAPHIMEALCRAAAEPSNYVYAISDRKELLEAVRGWYNIRYGVELDSETEICSLLGSQEGLAHIALSIVDEGDVVLVPDPCYPVFGDGPQIAGARLHYMPQRKENGYIIRLDEIPEDVARKAKLMVVSYPNNPTTAMAPDSFYEELIDFARKYDIIVLHDNAYSDLVFDGRECGSFLRFPGAKEIGVEFNSLSKTYGLAGARIGFCLGNSQVVSRLKLLKSNMDYGMFLPVQAAAIAAVTGDQSCVQATRQAYETRRNIMCDGFTSIGWKMERPVATMFVWAAIPEHYTTSEAFVMELVERAGVMVTPGSAFGPSGEGYVRLALVQDEKMLNKTIRAVRESGVLLEEGKR from the coding sequence ATGGAATTTGCAAAAAGGATGGACCGGTTTGGAGAGGGAATCTTTTCAAAGCTGGCTGAAATTAAAAAGGAAAAGACTGCAAAGGGAGAGGAGGTCATTGATCTCAGCATAGGAGCTCCCAACATACCGCCTGCGCCCCACATTATGGAGGCATTGTGCAGGGCAGCGGCAGAGCCCTCTAATTATGTGTATGCCATCAGCGACAGAAAGGAACTTCTGGAGGCAGTCAGAGGATGGTACAATATCCGGTATGGGGTGGAACTGGACTCTGAAACAGAGATATGTTCCCTGCTGGGCTCCCAGGAGGGGCTGGCCCATATCGCGCTGTCCATTGTGGACGAAGGGGACGTGGTGCTTGTGCCAGACCCCTGTTATCCTGTATTTGGCGACGGACCTCAGATTGCAGGCGCCAGACTTCACTACATGCCCCAGAGAAAGGAAAATGGGTATATCATCCGCCTGGACGAGATACCTGAGGACGTGGCCAGGAAGGCCAAGCTTATGGTGGTGTCCTATCCCAATAATCCAACCACAGCCATGGCGCCGGATTCATTTTATGAGGAACTCATAGACTTTGCCAGGAAATATGATATTATTGTGCTTCACGACAATGCCTACAGCGACCTGGTGTTCGACGGAAGGGAATGCGGAAGCTTCCTGCGGTTTCCGGGGGCAAAGGAAATAGGCGTGGAATTTAATTCCCTGTCTAAGACATACGGACTTGCCGGAGCCAGAATCGGATTCTGCCTGGGCAATTCCCAGGTGGTGTCGCGTCTGAAGCTGCTTAAATCCAACATGGATTACGGTATGTTCCTTCCTGTGCAGGCTGCCGCCATTGCGGCGGTTACAGGTGACCAGTCCTGTGTGCAGGCCACAAGACAGGCATATGAGACTCGCAGGAATATTATGTGCGACGGGTTTACATCCATTGGGTGGAAGATGGAGCGGCCGGTGGCCACCATGTTTGTGTGGGCCGCCATTCCGGAGCATTATACCACCTCTGAGGCGTTTGTCATGGAACTGGTAGAGCGGGCCGGTGTCATGGTCACGCCCGGCAGCGCTTTTGGTCCCTCCGGCGAGGGATATGTGCGCCTGGCTTTGGTTCAGGATGAGAAAATGCTCAATAAGACCATAAGGGCTGTCAGGGAAAGCGGCGTTCTTTTGGAAGAAGGGAAACGGTAA
- the glp gene encoding gephyrin-like molybdotransferase Glp — protein MLEEAQERLSKIKMKEKTETVWVTEALGRVCAEHIYAVMDQPPFPRSPLDGYAVRSQDTAGASEANPVRLNVIEHICAGMYPKLKIGPGEAARIMTGAPIPEGADGVIMQERTDEGSESVEIYQSVTAYGNYCKKGEDTCRGALLMEKGRSIRSSHIGILSSQGIESIPVYSVPVAGIMATGDELLPVGTPLEPGKIYDSNGPFLAARIKELGMKPLLLGRGGDNTAQLAREIRKRLTECDALITSGGVSVGVRDCMPYVAEVLGADVLFHGINVKPGSPMLAMIVEDKPVFCLSGNPFAAAATFEVLVRPVLERMRGRSRWKPEILLGILESPFPKSSPTRRLVRGKIEDGKVWLPEGRHSSGMLSGMAGCNCLVDIPAGSGGLRAGEQVKAMLM, from the coding sequence ATGTTGGAGGAGGCCCAGGAGCGCCTTAGTAAGATTAAGATGAAAGAAAAGACGGAAACGGTATGGGTAACAGAGGCGTTGGGGAGAGTGTGTGCCGAACATATATATGCAGTCATGGACCAGCCCCCTTTTCCGCGGTCCCCATTGGATGGTTACGCGGTCAGAAGCCAGGATACGGCAGGAGCATCAGAGGCGAATCCTGTAAGGCTGAATGTAATCGAGCATATCTGCGCCGGTATGTATCCTAAATTAAAGATAGGGCCGGGGGAGGCTGCCAGAATTATGACAGGCGCCCCAATACCGGAGGGAGCGGACGGCGTTATCATGCAGGAGAGGACTGACGAGGGAAGTGAATCTGTTGAGATATACCAATCCGTCACAGCTTATGGAAATTATTGTAAAAAGGGTGAGGATACATGCAGAGGAGCCCTGCTTATGGAAAAGGGAAGGTCGATACGTTCTTCCCACATAGGAATTCTCTCAAGCCAGGGAATTGAGTCCATACCGGTATATTCCGTGCCTGTGGCAGGTATCATGGCCACGGGAGATGAGCTGTTGCCTGTGGGAACTCCTCTGGAGCCGGGAAAGATTTATGACAGCAACGGACCTTTTCTTGCAGCCAGGATAAAGGAGCTGGGAATGAAGCCCCTGCTTCTCGGCCGGGGAGGAGATAATACCGCGCAGCTGGCGCGGGAAATCAGAAAGCGATTGACGGAATGTGATGCCCTGATTACCAGCGGCGGTGTATCGGTGGGGGTACGGGACTGTATGCCTTATGTGGCAGAAGTCCTTGGAGCGGATGTGTTGTTTCACGGAATTAACGTAAAGCCGGGGTCGCCCATGCTGGCAATGATAGTGGAGGACAAGCCCGTTTTCTGCCTGTCCGGAAATCCCTTTGCGGCGGCAGCCACCTTTGAGGTACTGGTGAGGCCGGTCCTGGAACGGATGCGCGGAAGATCGCGGTGGAAACCGGAGATTCTGCTTGGAATCCTGGAAAGCCCGTTTCCCAAGTCTTCTCCTACCAGGCGTCTGGTGAGGGGGAAGATAGAGGACGGAAAGGTATGGCTGCCTGAGGGACGCCATTCTTCGGGTATGTTATCCGGCATGGCCGGTTGTAACTGTCTGGTAGATATCCCGGCAGGAAGCGGCGGGTTAAGGGCAGGGGAGCAGGTGAAAGCCATGCTTATGTAG
- a CDS encoding transposase, which produces MVCMNRELSCMHQEVVENLESIQGALLRMNRSIQAEGTFGIIEYDRWYKRVVRRKLNRVSLEIYLVSIGHNLYKFRNKKKRAAVAA; this is translated from the coding sequence ATGGTGTGTATGAACCGGGAGCTGAGCTGTATGCACCAGGAAGTAGTGGAAAACCTGGAAAGTATCCAGGGAGCGCTGCTGCGGATGAACCGTTCGATACAAGCGGAAGGGACGTTTGGAATCATAGAGTATGACCGATGGTACAAACGTGTGGTAAGAAGAAAGCTAAACCGAGTGAGTCTGGAAATATATTTGGTATCAATAGGCCATAATCTCTATAAATTCAGGAATAAAAAGAAAAGGGCTGCTGTTGCGGCATAA
- a CDS encoding DUF6672 family protein, protein MRAKRTILFRIGAILLLLVIAGIMMVIGRGHTVYIDNKSIDYNGQTYTTPYKVVVYVDGEQVAKLRDKERGMATCIGQTFKMTLEITQEKGGSEEMVDVTVSLPHHMDGIAINLPAYLAGLPEEAYLSEFQVAPEVVEEESESSSDEIPVDGIPADGMPSDI, encoded by the coding sequence TTGAGAGCGAAACGTACCATTCTATTCAGAATAGGAGCAATCCTACTCCTGCTCGTTATCGCAGGTATTATGATGGTTATTGGCCGCGGACATACGGTGTATATAGATAATAAGTCCATTGATTATAATGGTCAGACCTATACCACTCCTTATAAGGTAGTTGTGTATGTGGACGGTGAGCAGGTAGCGAAACTACGCGATAAAGAGAGAGGCATGGCCACCTGTATTGGCCAGACCTTTAAAATGACTCTGGAAATCACTCAGGAAAAGGGCGGAAGCGAAGAAATGGTCGATGTGACAGTGTCCCTTCCGCATCACATGGACGGTATTGCCATTAATCTGCCTGCGTATTTGGCCGGACTTCCTGAGGAAGCATATCTGTCTGAGTTCCAGGTTGCGCCGGAGGTGGTTGAAGAGGAGAGTGAATCTTCATCCGATGAAATTCCGGTTGACGGAATTCCGGCTGACGGGATGCCTTCAGACATATAG
- a CDS encoding ABC transporter permease, with protein sequence MSKKQKNNGSNSILELVRNNTVPLMFIIICVVCIPISGFSPGYLLNEIVTRLGRNAFLILSLLIPIMAGMGLNFGMTLGAMAGEIGLIFVADWQIWGIPGIILAMIISIPISVLLGLFCGKMLNMAKGREMVTSYIISFFMNGLYQLVVLYMMGSIIPIIHSSIKLPRGYGVRNTVSLLHMRQYLDNFLAIHIGGVKIPVLTLIIIALLCLFIIWFRKTKLGQDMRAVGQDMDVAGDAGIKVERTRIIAIIMSTVFAGLGMVIYLQNMGNISTYSSHTQIGMFCIAALLVGGASVDRASIGNVFLGVILFHLMFIVAPKAGATITGDSMIGEYFRVFISYGVITVALIMYETKKRRSKSKAGQMLQLAQSEEGEN encoded by the coding sequence ATGAGTAAAAAACAGAAAAATAACGGCAGTAATAGCATTCTCGAATTAGTTCGGAATAACACTGTGCCGCTGATGTTTATCATTATCTGCGTCGTCTGCATTCCGATATCCGGTTTTTCACCGGGGTATCTGCTCAATGAGATTGTCACGAGATTGGGCAGGAATGCTTTCCTGATTCTGAGCCTGTTGATTCCTATTATGGCGGGAATGGGGCTAAACTTTGGTATGACGCTGGGCGCCATGGCGGGGGAAATCGGCCTTATCTTTGTGGCCGACTGGCAGATATGGGGCATACCCGGTATCATCCTTGCCATGATCATCTCCATACCGATTTCCGTTCTGCTGGGCCTTTTCTGCGGTAAGATGCTTAACATGGCCAAAGGCAGGGAGATGGTTACCAGCTATATCATCAGCTTCTTCATGAACGGTCTGTATCAGCTGGTGGTTCTGTATATGATGGGTTCCATTATTCCCATTATTCATTCCTCCATTAAGCTGCCAAGAGGTTATGGTGTCCGCAACACGGTCAGCCTTCTTCACATGAGGCAGTATCTGGACAATTTTCTGGCCATCCATATCGGAGGTGTCAAGATTCCGGTGCTGACCCTTATCATCATTGCCCTGCTGTGCCTGTTCATCATATGGTTCCGCAAGACAAAGCTGGGCCAGGACATGCGTGCCGTTGGCCAGGACATGGATGTGGCCGGTGACGCCGGAATCAAGGTAGAGAGGACCCGTATTATCGCTATCATCATGTCAACGGTTTTCGCCGGACTTGGCATGGTTATCTATCTGCAGAATATGGGCAATATTTCCACTTACAGCTCCCATACGCAGATTGGCATGTTTTGTATCGCGGCTCTGCTAGTGGGCGGGGCCTCTGTTGACAGGGCGTCCATTGGCAACGTATTCCTTGGAGTCATCCTGTTTCATCTGATGTTCATCGTGGCTCCCAAAGCAGGCGCGACGATTACCGGTGATTCCATGATTGGTGAGTACTTCCGTGTATTCATCTCCTATGGCGTCATCACCGTTGCTCTTATCATGTATGAGACGAAAAAACGAAGATCCAAGAGCAAGGCTGGTCAGATGCTTCAGCTTGCGCAAAGTGAGGAGGGGGAGAATTGA
- a CDS encoding ABC transporter permease: MEKIEDSTINIGKKTKIKELVDNFGLPRLIIAGFLLALFILAPIVGADLPTQITNTINRFSWNAVLVLAMVPMVHSGCGLNFGLPLGIISGLLGATMSIQFGFTGPLSFFMAILIATPFALLFGGGYGWLLNKIKGGEMMIATYVGFSSVSFMCMMWLLLPYSSPTMVWGLSGKGLRTTISLEGFYDKALANFLQINIGRISIPTGSLLFFAFLAFLMWAFLHTKTGTAMTAVGSNPNFARASGINIDKTRMLSVIMSTWLAAVGILMYEQGFGFIQLYMAPFYMALPAVSAILIGGASVNKASITNVIIGTFLFQGIVTMTPTVMNSMIHMDMSEVIRIVVSNGMILYALTRKTEGSK; encoded by the coding sequence ATGGAAAAAATAGAAGATAGTACAATAAATATTGGGAAGAAGACGAAAATCAAGGAATTGGTTGACAACTTCGGTCTGCCGAGGCTGATCATTGCCGGATTCCTTCTGGCGCTCTTCATTCTGGCGCCAATCGTCGGAGCGGATCTTCCCACACAGATAACCAATACAATTAACCGTTTCAGCTGGAATGCGGTCCTGGTACTGGCAATGGTGCCGATGGTGCATTCAGGCTGCGGGCTGAATTTTGGCCTTCCTTTAGGCATTATCTCCGGTCTTCTGGGTGCGACCATGTCCATTCAGTTTGGATTTACCGGGCCTCTCAGCTTTTTCATGGCCATTCTTATAGCTACTCCGTTTGCGCTGCTGTTTGGCGGCGGTTACGGCTGGCTGCTCAACAAGATTAAAGGCGGCGAGATGATGATCGCCACTTATGTAGGTTTCTCATCCGTATCCTTTATGTGTATGATGTGGCTTTTGCTGCCGTACAGCAGTCCGACCATGGTTTGGGGATTGTCTGGCAAAGGCCTTCGTACAACAATCTCACTGGAGGGTTTTTACGACAAGGCCCTGGCCAATTTCCTGCAGATTAATATCGGCAGGATTTCCATACCTACGGGCAGCCTCCTGTTCTTTGCCTTTCTCGCCTTCCTTATGTGGGCGTTCCTTCACACGAAAACCGGTACTGCCATGACGGCTGTGGGCTCCAATCCCAACTTTGCCAGAGCGTCCGGCATCAATATCGATAAGACAAGAATGCTTTCCGTCATCATGTCTACCTGGCTTGCCGCGGTGGGCATCCTGATGTATGAACAGGGCTTCGGCTTTATCCAGCTTTACATGGCGCCGTTCTATATGGCGCTTCCGGCAGTGTCTGCAATCCTGATTGGAGGTGCTTCAGTCAATAAGGCATCCATTACCAATGTAATCATAGGTACGTTCCTGTTCCAGGGCATTGTTACCATGACCCCAACGGTAATGAATTCTATGATTCATATGGATATGAGCGAGGTTATCCGTATCGTTGTTTCCAACGGTATGATTCTTTATGCTTTGACCAGGAAGACGGAGGGATCAAAATGA
- a CDS encoding sugar ABC transporter ATP-binding protein encodes MMNNNTPLLEMRNIKKDFFGNQVLTDINFTLNAGEVLGLVGENGAGKSTLMKLLFGMDVIRETGGYGGDVLINGEKVSFSTPFDALEAGIGMVHQEFSLIPGFTATDNILLNREPKKKNIISEIFGDRLDTLDYKEMAERSEQAIDKMGVKIDAKMVISDMPVGHKQFTEIARELSKDNLKLLILDEPTAVLTEKEAEALLDSIRGMAAKGIAVIFITHRLHEILTVCDKVVIMRDGYVVKDVPAKETDVADITKWMVGRNIQSTARADIRINPDAKNIMSIRNLWVDMSGETVRNVDLDIKEGEILGIGGLAGQGKLGIPNGIMGLCEAGGKVEFDGRPIPLNNPRRCLDASLAFVSEDRRGVGLLLDETLEWNIAFSAMQIQDKFLKKYFGGMITWRDEKAIHEVTKKYIDELMIKCTSSKQKAKELSGGNQQKVCLAKAFALEPKFLFVSEPTRGIDVGAKSLVLDALKKFNKEHGVTVVMISSELEELRTTCDRIAIVSGGKIAGILPATESSEEFGMLMVSQVK; translated from the coding sequence ATGATGAATAACAACACTCCCTTATTGGAGATGCGTAATATCAAGAAGGATTTTTTTGGCAATCAGGTCTTGACTGATATTAACTTTACACTGAATGCCGGCGAGGTACTGGGTCTTGTCGGCGAAAATGGTGCCGGTAAAAGTACATTGATGAAACTCCTCTTTGGCATGGATGTGATTAGGGAAACCGGCGGATATGGCGGAGACGTTCTGATTAATGGCGAGAAGGTCAGCTTCTCGACTCCCTTTGATGCATTGGAGGCCGGAATCGGCATGGTGCATCAGGAATTTTCATTAATACCGGGATTCACGGCAACAGATAATATACTGCTTAACCGTGAACCAAAGAAAAAGAATATTATCTCGGAAATTTTCGGCGACAGATTAGACACCCTTGACTATAAGGAGATGGCCGAACGTTCTGAGCAGGCTATTGATAAGATGGGCGTTAAGATTGACGCCAAAATGGTTATCAGCGATATGCCCGTGGGTCATAAGCAGTTTACTGAGATCGCGAGAGAGCTCAGCAAGGATAACCTGAAGCTGTTGATACTGGATGAGCCAACGGCTGTTCTGACGGAAAAAGAGGCAGAGGCGCTGCTGGATTCAATTCGCGGCATGGCTGCCAAAGGCATTGCCGTGATTTTCATTACCCACCGGCTGCACGAGATTCTGACAGTCTGTGACAAGGTAGTCATCATGCGGGACGGTTACGTTGTAAAGGACGTGCCTGCAAAGGAGACGGATGTTGCGGATATCACAAAGTGGATGGTGGGCAGAAATATCCAGTCCACGGCCAGAGCGGATATCAGGATTAATCCGGATGCAAAGAACATCATGTCCATCCGTAATCTATGGGTGGATATGTCAGGTGAGACTGTGCGCAATGTGGATCTTGATATCAAGGAAGGCGAGATTCTTGGCATAGGCGGACTGGCCGGACAGGGCAAGCTGGGCATTCCGAACGGAATCATGGGGCTTTGCGAAGCGGGCGGTAAAGTGGAATTTGACGGCAGGCCCATTCCTCTTAACAACCCAAGAAGATGCCTGGATGCATCCCTGGCCTTTGTTTCCGAGGACAGAAGGGGTGTGGGACTCCTTCTTGACGAAACCCTTGAGTGGAATATTGCATTTTCTGCCATGCAGATTCAAGACAAATTCCTCAAGAAATATTTTGGAGGGATGATTACCTGGAGAGATGAAAAAGCAATCCACGAAGTGACCAAAAAATACATAGACGAGCTAATGATAAAATGCACCAGCTCCAAGCAAAAGGCAAAGGAGCTTTCCGGTGGAAACCAGCAGAAAGTGTGTCTGGCAAAGGCCTTTGCACTTGAACCTAAATTCCTGTTTGTATCCGAGCCCACGAGAGGCATTGATGTGGGCGCGAAATCATTGGTACTGGATGCCCTTAAGAAGTTTAACAAGGAGCATGGAGTTACCGTTGTCATGATTTCCTCTGAGCTGGAGGAACTGAGGACCACGTGTGACCGTATAGCCATTGTTTCGGGCGGTAAGATTGCTGGAATCCTGCCGGCGACCGAATCCTCAGAAGAATTCGGTATGCTCATGGTCAGCCAGGTTAAATAA